The Chryseolinea soli nucleotide sequence CGAGTAACGCTTGAGGTTTTGCGCGATCGTGAAGTTCTATTGAATGAAATAACCCTGCCGTTGCAGGGGTTCTATCAACGCAAAAATATCGCGGGCGTTTTGAAGGCGGTAAACCTGATGCGGGGCATGGGATGGACGATCACCGGCCAGCAACTCCGTCAGGGCCTGGAACAGGTTGTCCAGCAAACCGGATTGAAGGGACGCTGGCAAATACTCTCCACCCAACCGCTGACGGTATGCGATACTGGACACAATGTGGATGGCATGCACGAAGTGGTGCGCCAGATTGAAGCGCAAGCCTACCAAAAGCTTTTTATGGTGATCGGCATGGTGAAAGACAAGGACATCCGCGATGTGCTGGCCCTTTTGCCAAAAGACGCGAACTATTACTTTTGCCAGGCTAAAATCCCCCGGGCATTGGATGCTGAGTCGCTGTCGGCCATGGCGCTCGCAGCAGGGCTCCATGGAAAAGTAGTGTCCGATGTAAACGAAGCCATCGGGGAGGCAAGGAAACAAGCCACAAAGGACGACATGATCTTCATTGGGGGGAGCACCTTTGTGGTGGCGGAAATAAACGATTTATGAAACGAAAGCAGGAAAGATTTAGGATCATCGAAGCGCGCGAAAACGTCATCGAGCGCACCAAGGATATTTATGAGACCATCAAAGGGAACTGGCGCACCACCTATTTCAAGAACGACAACCCCATCACGGTGGAACTGGCTTGTGGCCGTGGCGAATATACGGTGAGCCTGGCAAAACTTTTCCCCGAGAAGAATTTCATTGGTATCGACATAAAAGGCGAGCGCATTTGGAAAGGAAGCACGCTGGCCACCGAACAAAACCTGACCAACGTAGCCTTCTTGCGCACACCGATTTTATTGTTGGAGAATTTTTTCACACCCGGTGAGTTGGACGAAGTGTGGATCACGTTTCCCGACCCGCGGCCGCGCAAGCGCGACATCAAGCGAAGGCTCACCAGTCCTCGCTACATGGACATCTACAAAAAGCTGGTAAAACCCGGCAGCTACATCCGGCTGAAAACCGACAATACGCCACTCTACGAATACAGCCTGGAAGAAGCCCAAAATCGCACCGATATTTCCGATCTGCAGTTTACGGACGACATGTAT carries:
- the trmB gene encoding tRNA (guanosine(46)-N7)-methyltransferase TrmB, whose translation is MKRKQERFRIIEARENVIERTKDIYETIKGNWRTTYFKNDNPITVELACGRGEYTVSLAKLFPEKNFIGIDIKGERIWKGSTLATEQNLTNVAFLRTPILLLENFFTPGELDEVWITFPDPRPRKRDIKRRLTSPRYMDIYKKLVKPGSYIRLKTDNTPLYEYSLEEAQNRTDISDLQFTDDMYNSALRPECFDIKTRYEEHFAALGEKIKYLRFHF